CAGTCGGAAATGATTCAGCCGTCAAGAGCTACATTGGGACGGATAACTACGATATGGGCAGGAAGGCCTTCGAAAAAATGGTGTATCTAATTGAAAAAAAGGGACAAATCGTATTGCTTGGTACAGATCGGATAAAGGCAAATGCCAAACGAAGAGAACAGGGCGTCCTCGATTTGCTCCCACGGGAAATGCAGGTTGAACTGGTTGCCAACGAAAATGCTCCCTCGGATAAAAAGCAGATTGGTGAGTGGACGCGCGAACTGATCCGCAAACATCCGCAGTTGAAAGGAGTAATTGCACTCGATTCCAGTACAGCGATTGGTGTGGCCGAGGAACTGGAAAGCAGTGGACTGCGGGACAAAGTCAAAATCGTAGCAATCGACAGTCCGCCGGAAGTGCTGGAGTATTTGCAGGAAGGAATCATTTCCGCGACGATCATCCAAAAGCCGCTATCGATGGGATATCTCGGCGTCAAGTACGCGGTCGAAGCGAGCAATGGAGAAGCAGTGCCCAGTCTGGTCGACACCGGAACAAAAGTAATCGATCGGGAGAATATGTTCTGGTCGGAGAATCAAAAGCTCCTCTTCCCCTTCGTTAAATAGGCCACCGAAAAACAGATGAGAATTTTGATAGAAATGCGCAGGATTTTCGATGGAACACATTCTGGAAAACGCTTACATTTGGTGTATATCAGATGTAAATATAGGGGATAAAGGGGGATTATCGAATGAGAAAGCTGATTGCCACTACACTGGTGGCCGCTGTTACGCTCTCGGTGGTTGGATGCTCACAGTCAGGTGGATCGCAGCCAGCAGCGTCGGGGGGTGGATCGGCTCCTGCGGGGAATCCCAAAATCGGGGTCGCCATTTACAAGTTCGATGATACGTTCATGACGGGAGTACGCAATGCGATTTCAAAAGCAGCAGAGGGCAAGGCGGAGGTGGACATTGTAGACAGCCAAAATGCCCAGCCTACGCAAAATGACAAAGTAGATTTGTTCATTAACAAAAAGGTAAATGCCCTCGCCATCAATCCGGTGGATCGCACAGCGGCTGGCGTCCTTATCGACAAGGCGAAGCAGGCCAATATCCCTGTCGTCTTCTTCAACCGTGAGCCGATGCCAGAGGATATGCAGAAGTGGGATAAGGTCTACTACGTGGGAGCAAAAGCGGAGGAATCCGGCACGATCTCGGGGCAGTTGATCGTCGATTACTGGAAGGCAAACCCGGAAGCAGATAAAAACAAGGATGGTGTCCTCCAATACGTCATGTTAAAAGGCGAGCCAGGGCATCAGGATGCTGAGCTGCGGACGAAGTTTTCGGTGAAGGCGATTGAAGACGCAGGGATTAAAGTAGAGAAGGTCGCGGAAGATACGGCCATGTGGGATCGCGTAAAAGGGCAGGAAAAAATGGCAGCCTTCCTCGCAGCTTCCGGTGACAAGATCGAAGCCGTTCTTGCCAACAACGACGATATGGCACTGGGGGCAATTGAAGCGCTGAAGGCATCTGGCTATTTCGCGAATGGTAAGTACATGCCCGTTGTTGGCGTGGATGCCACAGCGCCTGCATTGAAGGAGCTGGAAGCGGGAACCTTGCTCGGAACGGTTCTCAACGATGCGAACAACCAAGGAAAGGCAACGCTTAGCATCGCGGCGTCTTTGGCGAAAGGTGAAACGCCAACGAAAGATTCCACAGGCTTTGACATTACGGACGGCAAGTACGTGTGGGTGCCCTACAAAAAAATCACCAAGGAGAACATGAACGACGCCAAATAAAAAGCAGGAGAGTCGGTGAAGAGACGAATCCGACTCTCCTGTTTCGGTGATGGGGATGATTTTGCAAAGAGGAGGGCATTCCATGGCCCAGCAGGTGTTTTTGTTGGAAATGAACCACATTCATAAAGAATTTCCAGGGGTCAAGGCACTCGATGATGTCACGCTAAAAGTCCGGCCCGGAACAGTCCATGCACTGATGGGAGAGAATGGAGCAGGCAAATCGACTCTGATGAAGTGTCTCTTCGGAATTTATCGGCCAGATGCGGGAGAAATCGTCTTAAACAATGAGCAGGTGACGATGAGCAGCTCAAAGGACGCGCTGGCACACGGCATCTCCATGATTCATCAAGAGCTGCATCCGGTGCCCTTTCGCAATGTCATGGAAAACATATGGCTAGGACGCTTTCCGGTCAAAAGAATTGGTCCTTTTTCGTTTGTGGATGAGAAAAAAATGCTTTCGGATACGGAGAAGCTGTTTGCTGATCTAGGAATGGACCTGAATCCGCACGCTGTAGTCCGTGACTTGTCTGTATCCAAGGTACAGTCGCTTGAAATTGCGAAAGCGGTCTCCTACCGATCCAAAGTGATTATTATGGACGAACCGACGTCGTCACTGACGGGAAACGAGGTGGAGCAGCTATTTGCGATCATCCGTGAACTGAAGAGCAGAGGTGTCGCCATCATCTATATTTCACACAAGATGGAAGAAATTTTACGGATTGCGGATGACGTGACGATCATGCGCGACGGCAAGCTCATCGGTACATGGCGGGCAGCTGAGCTAACGACAGACCTGATCATCTCCAAAATGGTCGGACGGGATCTGACGCAGCGTTTCCCGAGTCGCTCCAATACACCCGGGGA
The window above is part of the Brevibacillus brevis NBRC 100599 genome. Proteins encoded here:
- a CDS encoding substrate-binding domain-containing protein, whose protein sequence is MRTAAGKRFTVYGLVFLVAVTLFYSCSASLTDVVVDKKKTVALIVRMKHGDYWRTVKLGAEMAAKEYERNLNFYAPDYEEDAQRQMELVQQAIADGSETIVVAPSDERVLREAIKLTRERAIPILVLDTVGNDSAVKSYIGTDNYDMGRKAFEKMVYLIEKKGQIVLLGTDRIKANAKRREQGVLDLLPREMQVELVANENAPSDKKQIGEWTRELIRKHPQLKGVIALDSSTAIGVAEELESSGLRDKVKIVAIDSPPEVLEYLQEGIISATIIQKPLSMGYLGVKYAVEASNGEAVPSLVDTGTKVIDRENMFWSENQKLLFPFVK
- a CDS encoding galactose ABC transporter substrate-binding protein, with the translated sequence MRKLIATTLVAAVTLSVVGCSQSGGSQPAASGGGSAPAGNPKIGVAIYKFDDTFMTGVRNAISKAAEGKAEVDIVDSQNAQPTQNDKVDLFINKKVNALAINPVDRTAAGVLIDKAKQANIPVVFFNREPMPEDMQKWDKVYYVGAKAEESGTISGQLIVDYWKANPEADKNKDGVLQYVMLKGEPGHQDAELRTKFSVKAIEDAGIKVEKVAEDTAMWDRVKGQEKMAAFLAASGDKIEAVLANNDDMALGAIEALKASGYFANGKYMPVVGVDATAPALKELEAGTLLGTVLNDANNQGKATLSIAASLAKGETPTKDSTGFDITDGKYVWVPYKKITKENMNDAK
- a CDS encoding sugar ABC transporter ATP-binding protein, translated to MAQQVFLLEMNHIHKEFPGVKALDDVTLKVRPGTVHALMGENGAGKSTLMKCLFGIYRPDAGEIVLNNEQVTMSSSKDALAHGISMIHQELHPVPFRNVMENIWLGRFPVKRIGPFSFVDEKKMLSDTEKLFADLGMDLNPHAVVRDLSVSKVQSLEIAKAVSYRSKVIIMDEPTSSLTGNEVEQLFAIIRELKSRGVAIIYISHKMEEILRIADDVTIMRDGKLIGTWRAAELTTDLIISKMVGRDLTQRFPSRSNTPGEPILKVEGLTSPFSQSFQHVSFELRKGEILGVGGLVGAQRTELIEALFGLRAVSSGKVSINGQEVRIKSPKDAKRYKMALLTEERRVTGIIPVLSILENTVIANLASYQTPFLLLNERKRRADVSRSIEMLRVKTPSMKAMIKNLSGGNQQKVLLARWLLTDPDILLLDEPTRGVDVGAKYEIYTIITELASQGKGIIMISSEMPELLGMSDRIMVMCEGKLSGFLSGTTATEEEIMRLATKHLA